The sequence ATGAGTATCAATAAAACTCCTTATACTTCCCTGTCCAAAACAGCACATACTGTGACCTGGACTTGGAGTATGTACTCTATAATGGTCTTAATTTCTCCTCGCTCcatcttatcttatcctttGTTGGGACATGTTTAATACTCAGAAATATTGGTAGCTTTTTTTTCCCAACTTTATCCTTCGTTCTTTATACATTCTTCAAAGCATTTAATATTAGTTTTGGGAAAATAGattatcttttccttttcaaGAGAAAAGTATTACAAATACCTACTTCCGAGAAAAGAATATTCAATCTCATGGTTAATtttctatctattttttaaaaaattaaatccagTACAAAACTACTTCACTTCAGTAGTACTTTTAGACACGTGTGAAATAGTACTATccaaaatgtttttgtttttactctTGGAACTGAATAAGGAATTtgcagttataaaaaaaatgcaccgATGATAAACATTGAAAATCAActtcattttaaaatgaaaaaatgttttaacaaTTTTGGACCCTTTGATTTATAACTGCACAACTCAAAAACCAATAGCAGGGGATTCTGTTTTTGTTCCTTCAGCTGCTTGTGCTATACTGCTAAGTTATGTATACGGGTTCCACAAGAGCTATAATAAGACCCTTGGATTAAAATATTCTAGATCCACTTTTGTGTTTCTTCAATTattcttgatttttctttttcttattgtcATAACACGATGGTTTTGTCTGCGATGTGGATAAGAGTTGTCAGATGTTTCTAGAAAAGTATACCTGTCATTTTATACAGATGGATAAATGCTCATTATTAATCGTTTTCTCTTTGATTAACCTTACAGAATTATGATAGTTGGGGAGGTGTGGTATGTCATGGCAATGCTAGCGATATAAAAGAAGGACACAAGAGTTTCCCAAGCGGCCATACATCATGTGAGCAACAATTATAGTATATACAGAACTTAAAAATTCAATAGcttgttttattttagttaaaagttaaaactttaCTTTGACAATTCACATACTAAAAGCCAATATTGAAAGACAATGCCGGTTTTCGAGATAAAAATCTACTAATTTTGATTACAGAATAACATCAAGCATCTACCTAAGTGTACCCAAGTTTTCTCTATCTATTTCTGTTGCTGTGGTTCCCTTCTTTTCATGTTTGCTTTAGTGGGAGCCTTTATCAGATACTGAAATGAATTGTTTCCAAGTTTAATGCTAAATTTTATTGCGGTGAAATGTGAAATCTAATGCGGATTTGATATATGTACcgctatatatattaatttattcatccTTATACTAGCTCATTTGTACAGAAAATTGTTTATGGATAGACCTTTGTCTGATAAATTTTGTTCTGTAGGGTCCTTTGCAGGTCTAGGTTTTCTGTCTCTGTACCTATCGGGGAAGATTAAAGCTTTTGATCGCAAAGGGCACGTGGCAAAATTATGCATTGTGTTTCTTCCTCTACTTGTTGCTTGCCTAGTTGCAATCTCTCGAGTGGATGACTATTGGCACCATTGGCAAGATGTGTTTGCCGGAGGCATTCtaggtttgtttttatttacttCAAAATGTAGTAAAAGGATCCGGCCCATAGCCGAGCACTAtcaaaactaattttgcaaaaaataaataaaagttaaactcaTCTTATACTGTATGTTTCTTCCAGGGCTTGTTGTGGCAACCTTTTGTTATATGCAGTTCTTCCCTGCGCCCTATAATGATGAAGGTAACACCCTTGTCTCTTTTATTACTATCACCAGCAGCATGCGAAATGTTTATATCTTGATTTATCCAATGTTTTGATTTTGCAAAACAATCATTGATGGAATGGAATATTAATGTTTTGATTTCTTCCGAGGCTCTAcctatatataacatatatgactatttacataataaatttaaatgtgcCCTCATACTTTCTATATATGCGTATTTATAGATTGTACTTTACAATTTGGGATAACGATAAGTtggattaaattaaacttataaaGTTTGAGCtaatttgtttcttaaatttaaaatctgaaTCTGATCTGTGTACTTCATTGTTCATATTGATTCCTTTATGGcctgatttgttttttttttttacttacttaAAATTcagttttatattaataaatccaAAGCACGTCTTTAAATAGTCTAATTGACTTAATATTATGATAGAGATGTAATAAACCAGTTTAAGCATCCTTAGATTAAGTTGGGTTACATCTGTATCATGTTATGTATATATACCAGTTGGGTAAAATTTAGCctttaattaacttaatagttatataattttaaaatattataggaAAATAATACATGTCACATGTTTATGGTAAAGGGTATTTGACTATGATATCAATATCTAGTTTCTCATAAACTCAAATTCTTTGTAATTATGCACCATTGTGTCTAAGAGAAGTATTAGTTATATGTATATTCTTTATTGTtagttgaattttattaaattatgaaataatgtaaattttattcttaatgtAGTTAGTATCACtcataattttatgtattctaatataaatttcatttaataattaaaaatgtaataaaaagaatatattgaaaaatatgttaCTAATTCTCTTTTTACCaccaaattattatttcatttgagAACAAGAGCAGATTTTACTGGACAAAAAGCCAGGTCAGGTGGAAATTGGTTGTATTGGAACAGTTTAATTAAATTGGTTGTATTGGAGcagtttaattaaatttggcATATAACTCCTTTTCCTATGTATGACActcaagaaaatatttaaggTGGATTTGGTTCACTACTTGTGGTAATGATAGGTGGGCCACCAGAAATTCTTTCagatttatttatgaatttatgtcgtccaaaaataattcatatagtACATtgcatcatatatatttttctatatgaATTATATTTCTTTGAGTCTCACCCTTGGAAGTGGCATAAGGTTTTActgtatgtaatttttttttggattaatgACATTCACCTACCGTGAGTAGAATTATGCTCTGATGCAATGAGTTTAGAGCTgcactttttaattaattaattcctttTTCAGGATGGGGTCCATATGCATATTTCCGGGCAATGGAGGAATCACGAGCGAATGCAAATATTAATCGGGAATTACCAGTTGGGCAGGCCATGGAGGATCGGGTTACGAATCAAGAACCAAGGAGAAATGGTGATACCACCTTTACCCCTTACTCTTACCGTAGCCCAACCTTGGAAGCCATGGAAATGGGACAGAAGTAATAGTCTTCTATAGCACTAATCTTCTCCCTAGCTAGCTAGTTCCTTACTTTTGTGTATACTTATGAGCTTCTCTACACGGCAACCACTAGATTTAGCTAATTGTGCAGCTTCTGTTTCTTCATGCATTATTGGCACTGCCActgtaaaaaatgaaaaatggcgGCTTCTTTCCGCTGAATTAGATTATGTTAATAGATGGTACGTTAATGGGATCCCATTTTGACCTTATAATGGGGATTGCCTACTCCTGTCTGGCTAGCAttcctttaattataaaaaaataagtattaaactagtctttttttttaaaaaaaattaattaatttagaggTATATAATCTCTGAATGAGAAATACAGTGATGAgctaatattttaaacaaattattttaaaacttattctttaaaatattgttatccTAACTTATCTACCTGACACTAGAAATGACAATAGATCACGTTctttaatttaaccaaaaaatatatcatgatTCTTATTTGCTATAAGATATGTTTTGTcagatatttttaaataaaattttaatttaattattattatatttttaatcaataatattatttatttatcaaattttcttattaattaaattgagtAATGAGTATTGATGTTTAGGTAGCTAAAAGGAAGAACAtggtattaatattaattattggatTGGACTTGGAGAGTAAAAGTGCACCCATCAAAACCTTTCATTATATTCAACGGTTCAAATCTTTTCACTTCAAAAttagtattataaaaaaaaaaaagatgtcattaaactaaacaagaaaaaacaataaagtaTTCCATGAATGAAAGCATTGCACGAGTGTTGTCTATGTTAATCACATCTAAAAACAAACACATGAAATCACATAATTACAGGCccaatatatataatactactgTGAAAATATGTACTATAATACTCAATCTCTACATGACACGCACACGCTAAGGGGCACAGATAAACTCTCAAGAAATTAAGGATATGTTCGATTTAgaagataagaataaaaaagaaaatttaaaattaaaataaagaatgaaaaatatgaattccaaaaaaatgtaattttttttaatattatttttctcctttctatcaaacaaaccataaaagtaaaataatcaatGCTGAATAAGACACGCTTAGGCATGTTTTGATGGTCTGGGGAAGGCATGATATAGCGCGATCGTATATGCCGACTTCACGTTTCTTCCAGTTGGCGCCAACTTCTTTGGCACGTTTAacgtttttatatatatatggctgTGTCATCTGTGGGTCACGAATCTGTAATtatgaacaaaataattaaacgcGAAGAAGATTCAAGTCATTTGTTTATTGTCAAACCAGTGCACATATGATTCAAGTCATTAGTAGTTTTAGCGATATTATGTGATTCTGTCAGTAAGATGAAAGTGAAATTGGACAAAAGAAGTAACTAGagatttaatttaaagaatCTAAAGctagattaaaataattaaggttAAATTAAAGTGTAAATTTTATGAGGACTAAAATTGAAAGTTGAGAATATTTCAAACATTGAAAGCACACCTTGTCACATTTGATGCTATATTAGATTAATAGTTCATATGCTAAAACACGTACAATTCACTTCACAAAGGAACTAAAAGCGTTGACAGATTTTTTAAGATCTATAAccaattaacatatttttagaactaaatttatttttaaaaaataaggaaaaaaacatatttgattttaaaaattatcttttccttcttttttttttcctatttggaGTAAGAGATTTCTACAACCGACAAATCCTAAGACTAATAGTCAAAATATAAagatcattaaaatattttttttccaataaagtCTTTCTTTTCACAAGACTAATTGTTAAAAGACGAACttgtttaaactaaaaaaataattttaaaataaatattttttataaagtgttttcttaagaaaaaaataatattttttttaaaaaaaattagaaaattgattattttaaataaaaaatttagataaacacttaagaaattataaaattacttgttttattaaagaaaaatatttttttctaaaaaataaaattaaaaaaactggtCCAATATTTCACaccaaataatttgaaatttactaaatttctcataattttctttctatgtaattcctttttttattttctctttttaattttttcaaaccaAACAAAATGTGAATATTTTCATAAACATACTTGTGTCTAATAACTTTTGGATCAAAACTAATAATTAGAGAAAATCCGATTGAAAGTGATAACTTCTACATTCAAATGGAAATAAACTTAATCTAAAGTCGAAATATTTTCACTGCAACTAACGCTATCCGCAACCAGATTCCATTGGCAGTCCTCTCCAAACACGCCAAGTATAGGAATAGAATAACAGCATCGATCATTTCATGAGATGTAATCGACGACACCGAATTACCAATAAATAATATCATTGGAGGGAACCTGAGAAACTTAACTTTAGAaggaatcaaaataataattaaatagttgaattaataataaattttttttttaaagttttggaTGCTCATGCTCATTTACCCTTTCAATTTCTGAAACCTTGAATCTCTTTCCCGCTACATTGTCTCTTTGCTTGCATAAAAAAGCTCAAAGTAACAACATCTGGTGTTTAAGCTGTCGAAAAGTATTGCATCCATCTTAAGTGTTAACGAAGTGACAGTTCCAATGTCTCATTTTATTATACCCCTAAAGGGTGACCACAAAGCAATCTTTTGCTCTTTTCAACATCAATAAGCTCAGTCTTTTgccctttttgtttttattataagcTTAGTTAACATGTACTTTTCATGATCATATTTGGCTAtatgttaaaacaaaaaaatcaggAATTATCGGGGGAAAAGAGGGTCTCTTTCTAACTATGAAAAGTGAggtaaaaatttaagaaaaatagtcatttttccaaaaaaaaaaacgttctACTGTATGAAATTAATGAGAAATGcagaaatagaagaagaaaaagtttgTGAAACTTGCATAcgaatttttctctcttcaatGGAACGAAGAAAATCACGAGTAGAGAActcattataataaaaaatgaacaatgtactgataaaagaaagatgaatgagaaaaaagtgattttctttgtttttcattttcaaacgcGTTAGGACAAAATTATTGGCAACCGGTTTCTAATCCTAATACCAAGTAGCTGAACTAATAAACACCCACTGACATAGAAAAAAGAAGTAATTAACTGTGTAAAAGTGTATAATTTACATTCAGGCGTTcctcttcaaaaaataaaaaggtccATTTAGGtgttgaaaaattcaaaataaataaaatgagtgtTGGCTTGGTTAGGACCTCAGACCGTGACCCTGCAATGTGACAAGCTTACACAATAACTTCTAATGTATTATGAATGGGGAGACATTAATGCAATTTTGAATGAGTAGTCAAAAGGAAGAAAAGCAAAagcgaaagaaaaaaaaaagaagaagcctGTGAATGGAAAATAAGTGTTGATAAAACAAAAGACtggtatttattttatcaaagatAGTTTTAacgacaaaataataaataaatgctaATAATGTTCAGATTTTAATGGTTCGCTTACCTTTAACAGTAAAGAAATCATTGGTTTATTTATGCATGCAGATTGCAGGGTGGCGGTTTGTCACCACCCGCTGTTTTTAGAGTTTACTCgtgttttttttcctcctcCATAGTACGGAGTCAATAattgagaaaacaaaagaacaaaTTACCAACTCCATGTTGTGGAAAGAGAATCACTATAACTAGAAGGTTAACcaactttatttttaacaatactattatattaaaattattattttaagatttaacTACCCATATCAATCAAAAGTTTAACCTTGTATACGGTATATTAAAAAGTTTGTTGGTTTAGCTGTTTAAGTTATAAAAGTtgatatttgtaaaataaattttaggttTAAGTTTTATAAACATAAAGTTAGACAATATTTTTCCTTAATTggatctattattttttttgttttatttttattttaaatcaccgatcattttaaaatattcataactgcagaatataaaaagtactaattttttaagaaaaccttTATTTGTCGCTAAATCCTATGTGCTTTAAAAAGTTATACTAtctgttttttaataaatgtaaaataagttCCACTCTATTAATATCAATCAAGATGGATAAACATACAAATCCATGGTTATGATTTCATATTAAGTTTAATAGATCAGCAAGTATAATTTCACTTTATTAAAcatgataataaattattataaatatctatatgtattttaattcttataaataaaaaatattaaatttaatatataagtatatattctTTCTAAAACACTAAACTAGTACTTAATTCATAATTGTACACTAAATGTTTCCATAAacatctcaataaaaaaaattaatataaacaacAATACtctttaaatgtgtttttttattcttcaaaaaGACAAATAGTTTGAGTCAAAGATTAATAATAACTagtaagaatataaaaataatagaaataaataagGTTGCTGAAAGGGAGAAAAAGGTAATAAACTGCTTTCCCTTTAATAATCCCACGCGCCTTCtcctttttgtgattttgaaatTGGCCTTAACAGACACGAATCCTGATTCCATTTACATTCCGCCTTCTTTCTCCTTCCGCTACCTCGAATCTCGTGCACGTGCCGTTGCAGGTGCGTTCattcctctttctctctctaccaCCTCGcattgttcttcttctttcttaacGGGTTTCACTCTCTCTGCGTCTTTCTCTACTATCCTTcgcattttctatttctttctctGTTTTCTGTTCCAAGTCAAAACCATGATGGATTGAGTTTCCGGAGTTCGAAAATCCATTTAATTCTTGAAACGACGGCgtgtgacaaaaaaaaaagaagaagttacTAGTCACCGTCTTCAATCAACGATTTAATTATCCCAGTTCGATTTGATTTTGTTAAAGTTTGAAGTAATAATTGTGGCCGTAGTATGAGAAGTGCTTGATTTTCCGTCTATgtaattttttgaagaaaaaaaaaggaagaggaagaaacCCTTGCCAGAGATGCAACTATATGTTTGTTACTGCGAGAATTGCgaagtgtttttaatttttaattttttggcttCAGTATTGATATTTTGTTGCTTTGACCTAAACTAACACTTCCAAGTTCTTTCGGTGATGaagagcgtgtagccctttttctaagaaataagaaatgaaaatgTGGTAGGACAGAGTGAACTTTATTACTTACTTAAATGTGTGTTGTTCAGATATTTGTGGGATTTTATATGAGGATGAGAGATATTTGAGGAGCTAAGAATTTATGCATACATATCTTGTGTGGCAAATAAtctaatagatcagatttgccGAGCTGTTACCCTTCAGGAGGTTTAAAATAACTAGATATGTATGAAcctcttacattttttttgtggtaTGTCAAGGATGGATTGTATATTTAGCTTTAAGGCTATATAACTCAAGGCTCATAGGATTGAATCCAGTTTTATATCCAACCTGTTGGAACGTTAGACAGAGTACAGACTCGTACTTTATTCTTGTGGGAAACAAACCACAAATAAGCTACCGAAACATGCATGATCAAATCGCCTCCATTAATTTAAAACTGAAATCTCTGATAAAATAGTACATTACTGAAACAGGACACGTAGTAAGATCCTAGGACATAATAATAAAGGCAATAGCCGGGATGCATTATTACGGTTGAGGATTCTCtttagagagagagaacaaaaaTTGTCaacctttaactttttttccttttaaattttacatattaataatttttttttatctgtgagAATAGAGGATAATATCATATGATTTATAATCATTCACACACCTTGCTAAACCAACACAATTAGTTTCCTTTTTGAcacattaataaacataagaaaaaaatttcagcCACTGGATAACTACTGCAAGATTAACTGTGTCAAAACTGACTGCACAGGCAATCCCTGTCCCGTGATTTCTTATTTGTCACACGTTATGGAAAGATAGACCAATACCTTCACTACACATCATAATCATCCCTGGTTGCACAGACACTCAAAAGAAATTGTCACTCCGAAATTGAGATGTCCTGCGACCTTCAGCAGACATGACTTAGTCTTAAAAAAATGGGGCCCAATGGGGCGAGCATTTTAGAAAAAATCTTCAGCCTCTAAATTATATAGCTTTGCAGATTGCAGAGTATTTGGGTTGAGAGTTTTGTTTCGTCTTGGGCCAAGGCACAACCGCATGAAAGCAATAAAATATCAGGAAAATAGATCAGATAGAAGGTACCTAGAAGCATAGGCAGACCGAGaaagaaaaactatatatatttttcagttgTCACTGTGACatggttttttgttttgtactcGTGTTTTTTCGCTTGCTGTCCTTCCTTTTGGtactttaattttaacataagTCCTGCTAACCTTCCTATGTGTTGTTTACAGCAAAAAAAATGCCAGAAATTCAGTTGGGTATGCATACTATCAGATCACATGGAACTAGAGTGGCAAGGACACATATGCACGACTGGTTGATTCTTTTGCTTCTTGTGATCATCGATGCTGTCTTGAATTTAATACAGCCATTTCACCGTTTTGTTGGAGAGGGGATGATGACAGACCTTAGATACCCATTGAAAGCTAATACAATTCCCTTTTGGGCTGTTCCGGTATATTTAGCTTCCTTGGATTGTGTCCGCAAAGAAATTTATTCCATTACTGAGATTATATGTTATGTTTATCCTTGACTTTGTtaatattcaagatataaattTTTGTACTACTATTCCTGAACAGATAATAGCAATATTGTTACCACTGGCTGTTTTTCTCGTTTACTATTTCATTCGTAAGGATGTCTATGACCTCCACCATGCTATAATGGGTACATTTCTGAACCTCGGAATGTTTTCTCTGTCCTTCTTATCACATTGGAATACTGAAACCTATTGCTAAATGCACCAGGCCTTCTATTTTCTGTACTCATTACTGCGGTGATGACTGATGCTATCAAGGATGCTGTTGGACGGCCAAGGCCAGACTTCTTCTGGCGTTGTTTCCCTGATGGAAAAGGGGTGAGTTTTCAATTTTATGGACTGCCAAGATATCTTGTTAATATCTTTACCATGTGATACGTACTGCTTTTATGTAGTTAACTGCTCAATAAACGCCCCATTGGTGCATGACATGTTTAGGTGTTTGATCCAGTAACAAGTAATGTTCTGTGTACTGGAGATAAGGGTGTTATTAAGGAAGGGCACAAAAGTTTCCCCAGTGGACATACCTCTTGTAAGTACTCTTTTACAATCTCAGGGTCTGTGACATTCCTTTGGGTGGTCTTGTTGATTCCAGATATCTGTGTAAGTGACAACTGACAATCTTACACTTACAGTATGTACAGGATGAAATTCTTCtagaatataattataatagaatTACAAGCTCAGAAATTGTTTTTGATGACTGATGTTAGTTTcaaataaagcaaaaataaattatgaattttctaAGGACATGTCTATTCTTACTACTTTCAAAAGGTTGAGGTATTTGGTGTGTTTTGAAATGTTTAGGTGGTGTTTGGTTTCATTTTTGTAGTTGCTTTCAGAAAATGACTACAAAATTACTACtttgttaaagaaaataaaccaAGAATTCTACTGTTATAGTTCaattaaacatttttgttttcatttatattGCAAAAAGTGCTACTTTGTTTTCAAATAGTTTCTTGTTTCCAAGATGTTGGAAAGGAAATGGTGAAAaggttttgttgtttttcagtttTTCACCATTTCCTTTGCAATTTCTTGTAAACaggaaataaagtaaaaatgtgacgtttttataattattagtaaaatatatcaaatgaaactgaaaacaaaaaataaaccaattacCACCTTAGTTTCTCAACCTTTTGAATTTGCTTTCTTTCATTCCAAAAATATGCTTGGGGTAGCATATGCATTTTTTGAGTCATCAGTGTCTTGGTTGAATGATCTGTTTCTtgtctttttctcattttgtaATTTACCACAAGCTAAATTACCACAATATAAGCTCAGAaagattcaattattttgtatccAGGGTCCTTTGCTGGTCTTGTTTATCTTGCTTGGTA comes from Glycine soja cultivar W05 chromosome 20, ASM419377v2, whole genome shotgun sequence and encodes:
- the LOC114403877 gene encoding lipid phosphate phosphatase 2-like — encoded protein: MEPVSRANFFSFQRFWLPFQGQGGMRQQVDPSAHTIKSHGASLARKHARDWLILLLLIVIEIVLFVIHPFKRFVGRDMMEDLRYPMKENTVPVWAVPLYAVLLPMAVFLLFYMRRRDVYDLHHSVLGLLFAVLITGVFTDAIKNAVGRPRPDFYWRCFPDGVENYDSWGGVVCHGNASDIKEGHKSFPSGHTSWSFAGLGFLSLYLSGKIKAFDRKGHVAKLCIVFLPLLVACLVAISRVDDYWHHWQDVFAGGILGLVVATFCYMQFFPAPYNDEGWGPYAYFRAMEESRANANINRELPVGQAMEDRVTNQEPRRNGDTTFTPYSYRSPTLEAMEMGQK
- the LOC114401512 gene encoding lipid phosphate phosphatase 2-like, which gives rise to MPEIQLGMHTIRSHGTRVARTHMHDWLILLLLVIIDAVLNLIQPFHRFVGEGMMTDLRYPLKANTIPFWAVPIIAILLPLAVFLVYYFIRKDVYDLHHAIMGLLFSVLITAVMTDAIKDAVGRPRPDFFWRCFPDGKGVFDPVTSNVLCTGDKGVIKEGHKSFPSGHTSWSFAGLVYLAWYLSGKLRAFDRRGHVAKLCLVFLPILVAAMIAVSRVDDYWHHWQDVFAGALIGMIIASFCYLQFFPPPYDVDGWGPHAYFQMLAESRNGAQPSTVNNEIHHVQSAELQAVSLYIPPQHDADTRGNSWDSSPMLGASQNVRTH